The genomic stretch ACATGGATGGGTGATGCAGTCACATCCACCAGTCCATGGACTCTTTGGGGCAGGCCCTGACGATGACCATACAGTGGGGCAGCCCCTTACACAGGATCCTCTCGGCCTCCTgatcctcccaccccagcccctgcagcTCAAGGACCCTGAGCTTGGGCATGGCgaggcaggaagagaggattTCAGCCGGAGAAGGCATTTCTGGGGTGATGAGAGGGCCCAGCAAGCACAGACTCTCCAGGGCTGGCATGCCCTCCAAGACGGACAGGCCGGGGGCAGAGAGGCCCCTCACGGTCAGCCGGATCTTCCGCACATCTCGGAGGTGGCGACTGACGGCCAGGAGGGTGCTGTCAGCTGAGAGGGTGCAGCCCAGCACCTCCAGCCTCTGCAGGTAGCCCAGCTCCTGGAGGCCCGCATCCAGCCCTGTCTCGGTCACTCGGTAGGTACCGCCCAGCACCAGCGACCGCAGGGCGCGGAAGCGCGTCAGGCCCTGCAGGTGCTCATCACGGAAGGCAGGGACCCGGTCCAGCACGATGCACTCGAGCAAGGGCAGCACGGTGGGGTCCTGCTCCTTGAGGAGCCAGGCCATGGAGATCTCGCAGCTGTGCAGCTCCAGGGTCCTCAGGGTGCAGGGCAGGCTGGTGATGGGCACCATGCTCAGGTCGGCCACGTGCAGGCAGAGACGCTTCAGGTTAGGGCACTTCTGGCCCAGGGCCCTCATCAAGGCGGGGGACAGCCGGGGGGCCTGGGAGCCTGAGAACAGGTAGCCGCCCACCCGCAGGGAACGGAGCCGGGATGCCATATAGCGGCGAAGGAGGTGCCACATGACTTTAGGCCGCATCTGTAAGAGCCAGAGGCGGGGGTGACAGGGTGAGAGATACGGAGAATATCCCAAGGCCCCTACCTGCCTGGAGACGGACCAGCCCAGCTGGGGCACTAGTGCTCCCCTGGGCTTCTGCCCGACCCCTGCCAGCCTCACCTCACCATGCACCTCCCCAGGAGTAACAGGCCAAGTGAACCCCATCGTTTTGACTTCTAGGTTTGAACAAAAGCactgagagaaaagggaagatcATAACAGATCTGTCTTCAGCAACAGAGTGGGGTCCTTGTAAGTAAGAAAGCAGAACAAGTCACCAGCATTTATCCCTTTCTTCGTGGCCACTGCCACTAGGAATGAGCAACACAAAGCCCAACTGAAAAAGGCTACAACTGTCCAGAGTAAATTAAGgtcatcttaaaaataataataataggggcatctaggtggctcagtcggttaagcgtccaacttcagctcaggtcatgatctcacagttcgtgagttcaagccccacattgggctctgtgctgacagcttgaagcctagagcctgattcagattctgtgtctccctctctctgcccctcccctgctctcaatctctctctcaaaaataaataagcataaaaaaataataacaaaaatcacAATCTAGTAACGGTGAAAACTGCAAAACTTAACCCCAGGAAGTTAAttactgcaaaacaaacaaaatgtaagtGGAAACACCttgcatttcattgtatgtacatttaaccttttttaaaaaagacggtaggggtccctgggtggctccattgagtgtccacttcagctcaggtcatggtctcacagttcatcggtttgagccccacatcagcctctgtgctgatagcaaggatggagcctgctttggattctctctctgcccctcccctgcttgcgcactctctctcaaaaaataaacataaaacaaaacaagaaagaagagagaaaaaagaaactgcataGTGTAAAATTTGTGCATAGCATAAAACCTGAGGGGCTGTTAGAAAATCAGAATCTGGGGCCCCACCCAGCTCACTGAATCAGAatcagcattttattattttcttttttttttttttttttaaacttttttcaacgtttatttattttttgggggggacagagagagacagagcatgaatgggggaggggcagagagagagggagacacagaatgggaaacaggctccaggctccgagccatcagcccagagcctgacgcggggctcgaactcccggaccgcgagatcgtgacctggctgaagtcagacgcttaactgactgcgccacccaggcgccccatattattttcttaaattattttttaagatgtttatttttaagtaatctctacacccaacatggggcttgaactcacaatcccaagatcaagagtcacatactctactgaatcagccagccaggtgccccagaatcagCATTTGAACAAGATCTTCAGGTGATTCATATACACAGTGAAGTTTGACACTATTTTATAACACTGTTTGTGAGAGTAAAAAGTTGGAAATAACCTAAAGGTCTGTCAACAGGAAAACaggtaaacaaattgtggtatattcactTAACAAGTTGAAAGGAATGAGCTAGATTTACATGTGTCAAAAGCAATGTTGTGTAAATAAAGCCATCGGTGGATATATAATAAATAGCATTTAATTACCTAGACAGAACAGCATTATTTCAACTTTAgaaacacattaacaaaattgtATATTGCTTATGGGTAGTCACACaggaagtaaataaaaacatgaaaggaaTACTACAAATCCATTTTATAATAGTGGTTACCTCTGAGAAGGGTTTCAAAAAATGCAATGAATACATCTATAAATGatgtatgcatatgcatatacataagtCTTTGCATGTATGTCTCACACGATCTGCAGCAAAAATGACcaaaagtttggggcgcctgtgtggcgcagtcctTTAAGCATtggactgttgatttcagcttaggtcatgatcccacgttggtgggtttgagccccaggttgggctccacgctcagagtgcagagcctgcttggaattctctctccctctctctccctctgctcctcccctgctcgctctgttctgtctctcaaactaaataaacttaaaaaaaagaaaatgactaaaGTTTAAAATGGGTTAAATCTAGGTGGTAAGTACATAGTTGTTTCAGATTATCCTCTATACATTTCTCTGTATAGTTGAAATAGTtcataagaaaacaagaaaaatacaatgCAAATGGGAAAACATGGAAAAGGTTCAGTTGCAATACTCAGTAAATAAATTCTGGAAATTAAGTTGAATCTGGAGAATGATTTCTCCAGAAAAACTCATCAATAGCTAATGTAATCAAGAGGCATTTGTCATAGGCTCGCCGTCCGCCAGACACTGCTCTAAGCTCCCTGAACGATCTTGGCTATCCTCATTTTGGAAATGGGGAAACAGGCCAGGAGGTCACCGAAGGGCAGCTAAGGGACGCTGCCGGGATGCACCCTGGACTGCCAAGCTCGAACTCTAGGGTGCAAGGAGCGGTCCTTGCGGCCCAGAGACCCCACCGCGGCCCATGCCCGCCCGGTTGACCCCGTGTACCGTGTACAGAGTCAGGTCGACGTGTCGCCAGAGCCACCGGTCGTCCACCAGCCTCTTCCAGCGGTGACAaaccctggggggaggggacccGCCGTTAAAAAAACTAACCGCGGCCCCCCGGGGACCGGATTCGCATCTCCGGGTGCTCCCCCCGCCCGGCTCTTCCCCCCACCCGCGGGGCGGGGCCGCACCTGGAGATGCGAATTCGATCCCGGACCGGGAGGTAAGAGAAGATCTCTAACAGGACTGAGTCCGGCAGGTCCGCCAAAGTCGCCATGATCCCGCCGACACGCACTTCCGCTTGTGGCTGTAAGGGGATTCACGATCTCACCCTCCGGGGGCCAGCAGGCGGCGGGTGGCTGGGGGTGCCGGCAAGGCGGAGGCTGCCGCCTCCAGCAGCCGGCGGAGAGTTTCAGCTTTTCTCTCGCGGGGACAGGGTTGGGCCCCGGCGACAGACCCGCCCACTATCTGGATGGAGCTCAGGGGACACGCTGGGAACCAGGCCTGAGCCCGGAAGGCGTGGCTGAGGCGGTGACGCACCCGGAGGCGGGGTCAGGGGCGGGGACAAGGCTGTGGGCGGGGCTGAGGTTAGGGCAGAGCCCGGATGCTTGACGGGGCAGTGACTAGGGACCCGAGGGCAAGCCTGGGGCGGTGACGGGAGACCCAGGGATGAGCTAGGGGCTGGAACTAAACCACGGAGCGGGATTAAGGGCGGGAACAAGGCTCGAGGCGGGGCTGGGGACTGGGATCCAGCCTGGAAAAAGTGGCTCGGTTGTTGACTGGCGGCCCCGGGTGGGCGTTAAGTGCGGTGACGGTCCCCGAGCGCGGCGAGTCTTGGGAGCGCCGGGCTTACAGACCCCAAGACCAAGCCCGGAAGGCGCGCTCAAGCATTGGGGCGCCTTGACCGCGGGGTTGGGGCGGGACGACCAGCGGCTGGCCTAAAGGAGAGCGAAGCCCTAACTTGTTTTTAAACCTAGTAATGCTTTTTGATGCCTATGAACATGAATAAATTTGTAGAACTGAAACAGCTTGTTAAAGGGTGTGTTCAATTTTTCGTTCTGACTGATAGTGCTAAGTTGTTCTCCACAGAGGGGGAGTTGACACTCCCACCAACTGTATATCATTCACTTCTAAAACATTCAttttgggagcacctggatgactcagtaaatgggcgtctgacttcggctcaggtcttgatctcgcagtgcgtgagttcaagctccgggtggggctctgcgctgacagctcagggcctggaacctgcttcagattgtctcctctccctctctctctgcccttcccccactctcactgtctctctctcaaaaataaaaacatatatatttttttaatttgtttttgagagcgtgcttctgtgggggcggggcagagagagagactctcaagcaggctccaagcccagcacgTTGCCCGGATGCCTGGCTTCATCCCACaacgtgagttcatgacctgagtggaaatcaagagtcagatgtttaaccaactgagccccccaggcgcccctaggattatgttttattattttttaaaattatttatttagagagagagagtgcatgcatgtaagaaagagcaggggagaagcagagagcaagggagagagagaatcccaagcaggctctgtgctgtcagaagagagtccaacacggggttcaatctcacaaaccttgagatcatgagctgagccgaaatcaagagtctgatgtttaaccaactgaaccacccaagtgccccctttaATACTTTAAGCAATcgctacacccaacgtgggtccTAAATTTACAACCTGgagatacattttaaattttgtaatttaaaaaaaaaatttttttcaacgtttatttatttttgggacagagagagacagagcatgaacgggggaggggcagagagagagggagacagaatcggaaacaggctccaggctctgagccatcaacccagagcctgacgcggggctcgaactcgtggactgcgagattgtgacctggctgaagtcggacgcttaaccgactgcgccacccaggcgcccctaaattttgtaattttaagtaggttccatgcctaacatggggcttgaactcacaactctgagatcaagagtcacatgctctaccgactgagccagccaggtgacccatatcactcttttttttttttttttttaagattttattttcaggtaaTCGCTACACCAAACGTGGGACTTGAAaccataaccccgagatcaagggtcacatgctccactgattgagccagtcaggtaccccatcactcatttttaaacttttttttggtaacgtttattcatttttgagagacagagagagacacagtgcgagtggaggaggagcagagaaagagggggacacagaatctgaagcaggttccaggctccgagctgtcggcacagagtccactgtggggctcgaactcacgtaccagaccgcgagattatgacctgagccgaagtcagatgtttaactgactgagcgacccaggcacccctcactcatttttaaattagcaaTTCATAAGGGCAGTGAATTTCATTCAAACATTCCTGTATTGAGGAGTATTCAAGTTGTTCCAGATTTGTTACCACAGACAATATCGGAGCTAGGCGTTATTTTATATACGTATGTACGTGTACACATATatcccatgtttttatttttattggataaATAACCAGGAGCTGGTTTGATGGGTCAAAGGGGCATGTGAAATTTAATTTTGAGGTTTTGCTAAATCACATCCCCAAGAGCCTATAATggcaataaatgttttcaatacATACACACAGGTGCAGAAATTGGAGATGttgaaaactgtttaaaaaaattttttttaatgtttgtttatttttgagagaaacagagacagaatgcgagtgggttaggggcagagagagggagacacagaatcctaagcaggctgcaggctctgagctgtcagcacagagcccaacacggggcttgaacccctgagctaagagatcatgacctgagctgtgagatcatgatatgagccgcAGTTGGTCactcggtcactcaaccaactgagccacccaggcgccccattgaaaactgtttttaaaaaggaatgcatGGGGCACTTAGGTGGTGAGTCCGTTAAGcactgacctcggctcaggtcatatttcggttcatgagttcgagccccttgtcaggctccactctgatggcaccaagcctgcttggattctcgatctttcctctctttctcccttcccctactcacgctttctcgctttcaaaataaacttaaaaaaaaatttttttttaatgcaaaataggggctcctggatggttcagttggaagagcatgtgactctcaatctcagggtcttgagtttgagccctaaaatgggtgtagagattactaaaaataaacatttttaatgtttattttggggaagggggagagagtgcacaagcagcgTGTGCATCCACAAgcgggggaggctcagagaaagagggagatagagaatcttaagtgggtctgtgctgacagcagagagccctatgtggggctcaaactcatgaaccatgagatcaagactcgagccaaagttggacgcttaactgactgagccacccaggcgcccctaaatataaataactttaaaaaatacataaataaacattaaaaatttttaaaacatgcaaaacttATTAagatgtaaatattaaatgtgtGCAATTTTGCCTATCAACTGTACTTCAGTAAAGctaaaaaataatacatctgTATGCTCACACTTatccataaataaatacaaagtatggggcacctgggtggctcagtcgattgagcatctgacttcggctcaggtcatgatctcgtggtctgtgagttcaagccccgcgtggggctctatgctgacagctcggagcccggagcctgcttcagattctgtgtctccctctctctctgaccctcccctactcatgctctgtctctctctctctctctctctctctctctcaaaaataaacacacactaaaaataataataataataataaaagtaaaacactATGGTTTCCATCTATCAGcttaaaaaagatgaagacagaaaataCCCACACTGGCCTTGCTGTAAGGAAACAGACTCTTTCAACCCTGCAGAAAGGGCAGAATTGATTCAAACTCTCAAAGGCAATTTAGCAATATCAGATTGCAGCCTCTATTGGACCCAACGATCCCATGTCTAGGATCtcaaattgctaaaaaaaaaaaaaaaaaaaaaaaaagaggcaggtcTTTCAATGCTATTTGGAACAATCTCCAGGatattgtttgctttattttttgtaatctttttttttaatgttttatttatttttgagacagagagagacagagcatgagcaggggaggggcagagggtgagggagacacagaatctgaagcaggctccaggctccgagctgtcagcacagagcccgacacggggctcgaactcacaaactacgagatcatgacctgagccgaagtcagatgctcaaccgactgagccacccaggcgccccgatattgtttgctttaaaaagcaaaaggtgttggggtacctgggcagctcggtcagttgagcatctgactcttgacttcggctcaggtcatgatctcgtgttcatgagatcgagcaccgcatcgagctccatgctgacagtgcagaacctacttggggtattctctctctgcccctcccctgcttgccctttctctaagtaaataaacgtttatttaattaaaaaaaaaaaggggggggggcgcctgggtggctcagtcggttaagtgtccgactttggctcaggtcatgatctcgcagtccatgagttcaagccccatgtcgggctctgtgctgacagctcagagcctggagcctgcttcagattctgtgtctccttctctctctacccctcctctgctcatgctctatctctcaaaaataaacattaaaaaaaaaaaaaggacacaaatgCTTAGACAGCATTGTTCATAgtagcaaaaaattaaaattaaaaaaatgcacacatgATTTATTatgtgtctcactctctttttttaaatgtttatttttggggcgcctgggtggctcagtcggttaagcgtccgactttggctcaggtcatgatctcacggtctgtgggtttgagccccgtgtcgggctctgtgctgacagctcagagcctggagcctgtttcagattctgtgtttccctctttctctgaccctcccctgttcatgctctctctgtctcaaaaataaataaatgttaaaaaaaaaattaaaaaaaataaaatgtttacttttgaagttttgaagtttatttttgaagtttgtcCCCATGCgggaacctcaagatcatgacctgagcctaagtcaaaagcttaaccgactgagccacccaggtgccccttgtgtaaATTCGTAAAGGACTGTCAGAGGCTGGTCCAAGACCCATTCTTACTACAATCCCAGGCTGGGAATTGCTATCCCCTTTCCATAGATGAGGAACATAAGAATAAGTGTGGGTAACTGTATTCCTTGAGATCATACAGTGTAATATAAAGCGGTAATGTTGAGGTTTTGACTCATCTAAATCCAAAGCCTGTGTCTCCAATCTGAGTAAGTTTTCCATTCAGAGTCCCTCCCCTCTCAAGCGCACTCAGAAGGGCTCTCAGAGGAATGACAGGTCAAAGGTCTGAGCAGAAAGGCCCCTGAACCTAGTGTTTGTGGTAGGACCTCCTGGGCCAGCTCCCTACACTAGGTCAGCCCCACACAGGGTCATAGAGCATCTGCCCTTTCCACAGGATGACCTCTCATGTCTCCCACCTAATCTCATAGCCCAGTTTGAGAAGGTGGATTGGGCAAATCAGAAGTGGTGGCTCATTTTCAGGGCGAATGCCTCCAGGGTCACCAAACTGGGAAAACCCTGTCTGCCAAGAAAGAACGGTTGACCAGTTCCATTGGCAGCTGTTTGCTCGAACTCAGAGAAGGGTACCCCCTGTCCCACCAGTTCTGGGGAATCAGACCAGTCCAGGGGCTTCTTCGAGACTGAAAGGCAAGGCTGAGATCTGGTACAAATTGCTCTCTGC from Prionailurus viverrinus isolate Anna chromosome A2, UM_Priviv_1.0, whole genome shotgun sequence encodes the following:
- the FBXL12 gene encoding F-box/LRR-repeat protein 12; the encoded protein is MATLADLPDSVLLEIFSYLPVRDRIRISRVCHRWKRLVDDRWLWRHVDLTLYTMRPKVMWHLLRRYMASRLRSLRVGGYLFSGSQAPRLSPALMRALGQKCPNLKRLCLHVADLSMVPITSLPCTLRTLELHSCEISMAWLLKEQDPTVLPLLECIVLDRVPAFRDEHLQGLTRFRALRSLVLGGTYRVTETGLDAGLQELGYLQRLEVLGCTLSADSTLLAVSRHLRDVRKIRLTVRGLSAPGLSVLEGMPALESLCLLGPLITPEMPSPAEILSSCLAMPKLRVLELQGLGWEDQEAERILCKGLPHCMVIVRACPKESMDWWM